A genomic stretch from Falsibacillus albus includes:
- a CDS encoding D-alanyl-D-alanine carboxypeptidase family protein, whose product MKRITLMCVAAILFSLMNASTLFAKEQGVTLAPKTKSAILIERDTGSVLYDKNSHEKLPPASMTKIMTMLLIMDAIDQGRLKWDEKVRTSEYAASMGGSQIFLEPGEEMTVKQMLQGISIGSANDASVAMAEKIAGSEEAFVEMMNKKAKELGLKDTKFQNATGLPAKDHYSSAYDMAMMAKELLKHTEITKFTGTYESYLRENTDNKFWLVNTNKLVRFYPGVDGLKTGFTNEAKYCLTATAKKDNMRVIAVVFGAPTPKERNAQVTQMLDYAFSQYMTQPIYKKGQQLGEAKVSKGSEKKVQAYTDEPISVLSKKGESTKNIKKIVKLNENLKAPVKKGETVGVLIVKKDGKEVIHSNLVANKNIDAASWWQLYKKAFGMFAKVD is encoded by the coding sequence ATGAAACGAATAACTCTGATGTGTGTAGCGGCAATTCTTTTTTCACTCATGAATGCTTCTACATTGTTTGCGAAAGAACAAGGAGTAACATTGGCACCAAAAACAAAATCTGCAATTTTGATTGAACGGGACACGGGAAGTGTGCTTTATGATAAGAACAGCCATGAAAAATTACCTCCTGCTTCCATGACGAAAATCATGACGATGCTGCTAATCATGGATGCGATCGATCAAGGCCGATTGAAGTGGGATGAAAAAGTTCGTACCAGCGAATATGCAGCTTCAATGGGTGGATCGCAAATTTTCTTGGAACCAGGCGAAGAAATGACGGTCAAGCAAATGCTCCAAGGCATTTCCATCGGTTCTGCCAATGATGCATCCGTGGCCATGGCAGAAAAGATAGCCGGCAGCGAGGAAGCATTCGTCGAGATGATGAATAAAAAAGCAAAAGAATTAGGTCTGAAAGATACGAAATTTCAAAATGCAACCGGCTTGCCTGCCAAGGATCATTACAGCTCCGCCTATGATATGGCGATGATGGCAAAAGAATTATTAAAACATACAGAAATCACTAAATTCACCGGAACGTATGAATCCTATTTAAGGGAAAATACAGATAATAAATTTTGGCTGGTGAATACGAATAAATTGGTTCGTTTTTACCCGGGAGTCGACGGGTTGAAAACAGGATTTACGAATGAGGCAAAATATTGTTTAACGGCAACGGCGAAAAAAGATAATATGCGTGTGATTGCGGTCGTATTCGGTGCGCCGACGCCAAAGGAGAGGAATGCACAAGTTACGCAAATGCTTGATTATGCATTCTCCCAATATATGACCCAGCCAATTTATAAAAAAGGGCAGCAATTAGGAGAAGCCAAAGTAAGCAAGGGCAGTGAAAAAAAGGTGCAAGCCTATACGGATGAACCGATTTCGGTCCTCTCGAAAAAAGGGGAAAGCACGAAGAATATCAAGAAGATTGTTAAATTAAATGAAAACTTAAAAGCTCCTGTAAAAAAAGGGGAAACGGTCGGCGTCCTCATTGTGAAAAAGGATGGAAAGGAAGTTATCCACTCCAATCTGGTGGCTAATAAGAACATTGATGCGGCCAGCTGGTGGCAGCTATACAAAAAAGCTTTCGGCATGTTCGCCAAAGTTGATTAG
- the spoIIAA gene encoding anti-sigma F factor antagonist encodes MSLAIDLEVKNEVLCIRLQGELDHHTAESLRQSASKAIEEHDIRHIILNLEQLSFMDSSGLGVILGRYKQIKQKHGEMVVCAISPSVKRLFEMSGLFKIIRLESSEEFALQRLGVA; translated from the coding sequence GTGAGTCTTGCGATTGATTTGGAAGTAAAGAACGAGGTTTTATGCATTCGTCTCCAAGGTGAGTTGGATCACCATACAGCAGAATCATTGCGGCAGAGTGCTTCAAAAGCCATTGAAGAACATGATATCCGTCATATTATCTTGAATTTAGAACAGCTTTCTTTCATGGACAGTTCTGGTTTGGGTGTCATTTTGGGAAGATATAAGCAAATAAAGCAAAAACATGGTGAAATGGTCGTTTGCGCAATATCCCCTTCTGTGAAAAGATTATTTGAGATGTCGGGCTTATTTAAAATCATTCGGTTAGAATCGTCTGAAGAGTTCGCATTACAAAGATTGGGGGTTGCGTAG